The genomic region CACCAATGATTTAGTATGTGGTAACGCTGGATTATTAGTCCCCATAAGTGCAAATAGAGCATCGAATAACTGAAATCCACTGATGGTCTGCACGACGGTCAAGAGAAAAATTGAAGGAGCTAGCAACGGAACAGTAATTGAGAAGAATTGCTGTCGCTTTCCTGCTCCGTCTAGCGACGCTGCTTCATATAACTCATGGGGAATACCGGATATCCCAGCTGACAGTATGATGACGTTAAAGCCTATCGATGCCCAAACCCCAAATAGACACACTGCTGCAAGTGCAAAACCGGGGGTAGTCAACCAGTAAGGCGGATTCTCAACACCAAACTTCGATAAAGCTTGGTTTACCAAACCAAAATCACCGTTAAGTAGCAGTTTCCACACAAGGGCAACCGCAACAGGCATTGCTATATAGGGCAAGAAAAACATGCCTCTATATATGCGTGCCCCTTTCAGCCCTGGAGTTGCTAATAGTGCTGACACCACCAGCGCGAGTGGGATGCCGAGCAGAATCGCCGCTACGTAAATTAGGTTGTTCATCAGCGCTGAGCTGAAATCTGAGTTCGCGAACAGGTTCTTAAAGTTCTGCAGACCAACCCATTCAACGTTGTTTCCAAAGGCGCCTGATTGCGTGAAGGAGATGTAAAAGTTCTTTACAATCGGGTAGTGGTAAAAAACAACCACTCCTAGCATCAGCGGGCCAATGAATAAGAGGGGCCACCAGCCATCGGTTTTCTTTTTCTTGGCGTGGGAGGAGCCGACGCTCCTCCCACGCCCATTAGTCGTTATTTTCATAACTACTTTTCTTTAGCTAAAAGATCATTCATCTCTGAAGCAAGCGTCTTAGCGGCGTCCTCCATTGAGCCGCCTGCATCAAACGCGGGCACGAGAATTTCGTTCTCTTTCTCGTTCCACGCCGATGTATTTTTAGAAACGGGGTATGGAACTGAGTTATTCTCCGCAGAGTCGATAAAGCCCTTGAGATTCCAATCCGGAGCAACCTTCAGCCACTCATCTTGAGTTCCTACATATGCCGGAATTGCTGTTCCCATTTGTGCATCAACGAGCTGGGCCTCTTCAGACCCTAAGTATGCCGCAAGTGCTTGAGCCGCAGCCATTTGCTTGGTTTTTGATGACACGGCCCACGACATGCCATGGATTACTGTCGACATGTTCTTAACTTTTGGTAAGTAAGCTACGTTGTAGTCTCCAGCATCATCACCGAGTTTTTCTTTAAGAGGGCCAGCTACCCAGGAGCCATCCCACAGCATTGCGGCTTTACCGGACGAGAAGATATCTATTGGCCACGTGGTAGACATCATTTTCGTTTGTGGCATACCCCCATCGTGAATGAGATCTGCCCACAACTGTAGGCCTTTAATGGTTTCTGGCGAATCATAACCGGACTTCCCATCTTTCAGAATAGATCCTCCAGACGCAGGAACCGTGTTGTAATAGCTGGTTTGCCCTGACCCCACAATATTCGTCACAACGCCGTGGATACCTTTATCTTTGAAATGCTCACCCACTTTTACTGCTGCGTCATGGAACTCATCCCAACTCCAGTTATCTTTCGGCTCATCAACTCCGGCCTCTTTCAGAAGCTTCTTGTTATACCAGACGCCGATGGTATCGAAGTCCTTGGGAACGCCATACAGTTTATTATCGTAGGTGTATAAATCAACTAATGCCTCAGGGTACTTACCCTTATCTACTTGCTTATTCTTAGCAAGCTCTTCGAGCGGAGCAAGTTGCCCATTTGATGCGTAAAGCTGGAAATTTGGACCGTTCATCCAGAAGACATCTGGGAGATTGTCACTCTCAGCTTGAGTACGCATTTTGAGCCAGTAGTTGTCGTAGTCCTCTACCGACGGTTTCACTTCGATCTTCGGATACTTTTTGTTGAATCCTTCAATCATCTTATTTAGCGATGGAAGCTGGTTCTTGTCCCAAATGGAAATGTTCAGCTTGGCTTTTGTGTCCGCGTTAACATCCTGAGTCTTATCACCGCCGGCATCACCTCCTCCGGAACACCCGGCAAGAAGCAGCACAGTCGCGGCGACCGCGCAAACTCTACGTAATTTAGGGAAAAACATCTTTGGTCCTCCTGTTAATTAATTATTTTTTTCCTTGTTATCTCATTGGCGAGATTGCTTGATTATTCGCGTAGTACTGCAAGAGTTTTTCAGGCAGTTCGGGTACGGTTTTTAGTTCTGAGTTGTTGCGTAGTGATTGGGTTGCTAAGTCGCCTACTGCGACTGCGTTCCACGCGTTGATTGGGTTCGCGTCAATAGAGGCACGGCCACGGATGAAATTAATGAACTCAGCTACTTTCTTTCTGTCCGCATCATTGTGTCCCCGCTCGTCGCCCACAATCGGGATTTCCAAATCTGCTTTTGCAGAGTAAGTAGTTCTACGCGTCCAAACCTTCACCACACCACCGTCTGAATCACCGAAGTTCTCCAACCGCCCATCCGTGCCAATCACCGTGTAGTTACGCCAGTAATCAGGTGTGTAATGGCACTGCACATATGATGCCAGCACGTCATTGTTAAACCGCATGTTCACCATATACAAGTCCTCCACATCAACAATTTCGTTGAGGCCCTTCTGACTCAAAGGCGGCCAGTTCTCTAACGAAAAGAACTCCCCCATCAGCTGGTCACTCCGATCCGCCCGGTCTTCAATCTGCGAATACAACGACTGCTGTCCCATCGCCGTAACCACTTTCGTGTACGAGCCACCCAGCCAATGCATAACGTCAATATCGTGCGCGCCCTTTTGCAACAACAACGAATTGCTCTTCGACCTATCCGCATGCCAATCCTTAAAGTAATAATCACCCCCATTCCCAACAAAATGGCGACACCAAATCGCCTTAATATCCCCAATCACACCGCTCGTAACCACATCACGCATAGCCCGAACCACCGCCATATGCCGCATATTGTGTCCCACGTACAAACGCGTTCCAGTCCGATACGCCACATCAAGAATCCGCGTTGCATCCTCAACCGAAATCGCCATCGGCTTCTCCAAATACACCGCAACCCCAGCCTCAAGAAGCGCAATCGACACCTCAGCATGCGTAAAATCTGGCGTCAACACAAAAGCACAATCAATATCCGCATCAACCACCTCCGCAATCGTCTTAACTACAGGAATATCCCGGCCCAACTGCTGCCTAACCCGCTGCTTCGCCAGTGGATGCGGATCACACACCAACACAATCTGCGCATTCAACTCCGCACGCTCCACCTCCAACGCAAACGAAGAACGCGCCCCCGCACCAATCACCGCAACCCGCAGCCGACGCTGCGAACCCACCGGCCCGCTCAAAGCAACAGACGGAAACGCCGCCCGCACCGTACTCACCGACTCCGGTTTCAACCGCACCACCGCAGGCGCGCCAAACAAACGCTGCACCAACTGCTCAACGCCAAGAACCGTGGCCCCAACCAACGCCGCCTCAGCCCCAAACGCGTTCCCCACAATCGGTATCGACGGCGCCCCATTGCGATGCATGCGCGTTAACTCACGTTTCACCTCCTCAACCTGCTCGCCATCCACCAGGTCTGCAGCCCCCAAAACCACACACTCCGGCCGCACCACCGCACACACCGCCCCAATCGACAACGCGATTCTTCTGGTACGAGTCAACGCATCCGCCTGCCCCGCATGGGCATTAAGCTCTGCCCCCAGGAAGTCCGCTATCTCCCCAGCGCTGCCACCCACGCCCTCATGAATCCGCCCATCAATAACCAAACCCGTGTTAACAGCCTGACCAATATCCACATACAACAAACCCGAATCCGCCCCGCCCGGCCGCGCAGAATACTCCGCCAACGCCACAAGATTCAGATTGTTATTCACCAACACATCGCAGTTAAACACGTCTTCGAGCCGCTTCTTGAGGGGAAAATTCGCCCACTGCGGCACCATCTCAGAACGACTAACAACTCCCCCATCAACCACGCCAGTTACCGCAACGGAAACCAACTCAGGCTCATCGCCTTGCAAAAACTCATTCGCAGCCTTGACCACGCGCTCAAACCGCGCCTCACGCGACAATGTCGAATCCAACGTGCCCGTGTGAACCCGTAAAACCGCCCCATCCAGACCCGCCAGAGAAAACCCGATCCGATTGTCCATCAACCACACCCCAAGTGTGAGCATCGAACCAGCGACCAAACGGTACTTCGAAGCGGGACGCCCAGACGTAGCCACGTTTTCTTCCAACTCATCCACCACGCCACGCTGAATCAACGCATCCAACGCCGCTTTAACAGTAGGTCGCGAGCTATCCAAGCGTTCCACCAACTGGCTTATAGTGGCAGATCCCCGCGCATGCAAAACCTGCGCTACCGACGCCGCAGCAGGGCTAATGTCTTCCGCGAAACCCATCACAAACGCTCCCTTACGTTAAGTTATTTCGATAGTCGGCAACCACTTATGGATACGAGTTTAACATGGGTTTGGTTCAGCCGTACTCACTTAAACAACACACGCAGCATCGCATCACCCCCAGCCGATCATGTACACTAGAGGCCGATCCCTCGTGTGACGGTATCTCCTGAACCTCCCCAGGGCCGGAAGGCAGCAAGGATAGGGTAGCTCTGCCGGGTACATGAGGGATCCTTTTACACCTCAAGGCACACTACGCATTACACCCAGCCGCGCCTAACCTAACTCATGTTAGGATATCCTTTACTTTGCTATCACGCGGTTAGTTCAGCCTTGTCTTGCTAGATATTCTGCTGGTTTTCAAGAACAATAAGAATATGCAAAGAATTGTTAGCTTCCTAAAACGCTACCCAGAACTAGCGGCAACCCTCGCGGTCGGAATCACCGCAGCCCCCATGGCGTGGGCACACCAGCCGTGGGTCCAATGGTACGTCTCCGCATTCGCACTCATCATGGCTGCAATCCTTGCGTGGAACATGGTTAAAGAAATCATGGCTGGCGCATGGGGCGTCGACCTGCTCGCAATCACCGCAATCATCTCCACCGTCCTCGTAGGCGAATACTGGGCCGCCCTAATCGTCTGCCTCATGCTGTCCGGCGGTGAAGCCCTAGAAGACTACGCTGGTCAACGTGCCCGCAGCCAACTCACCGGACTCCTCGAAGGCGCTCCCACCACCGCACACAAACTAGACGGCAACGACATCCCCACCGACGTCGCAATCGAAACCATCGAAATCGGCGACCACCTCCTCATCCGCCCCGGTGAAGTCATCCCCGTAGACGGCACTTTGCAATCCGACACAGCACTAACCGAAGAATCCTCCCTCACGGGCGAACCACTTCCCGTCGAACACAAAAAAGGCGACAAAATTCTCTCCGGCGGAGTAAACGGTTCCGACGCCATCACCATCACCGCCACCGCCCGCGCCGCAGACTCCGAATACCAAAAGATAATCGAACTCGTTCAACAAGCGCAGGACTCACAAGCTCCCGTGGTGCGACTCGCAGACCGCGTAGCTGTTCCCTTCACCATCATCGCGTTCATAATCGCAGGGGTAGCCTTCTGGATATCCGGAGACCCAGTGCGCATCGCCCAAGTGCTCGTAGTAGCCACCCCCTGCCCACTCCTCATCGCCGCGCCCGTCGCCTTCCTCGCAGGCATGAACCGAGCCGCAAAAGAAGGCATCATCATCAAAGACTCCGGCACCCTCGAACGCCTCGCAAAAATCCAAACCATTGCGATCGACAAAACCGGAACACTCACCCACGGACACCCCGAACTCATCCGCATCCTAATCGACCAAAATTTCGACGCCCAAGACGTGCTCGCAAAAGCCGCGGCAGTGGAAACCCACTCCTCTCACCCGCTCGCAGCCGCAGTCGTCACCGCCGCACAAGAACTCGGCACCCCGACTCCACCCGCCACCGGCGTGTCAGAAAAAACTGGTAAAGGCGTAATCGGCACCGTCAGTGGTCAACTCGTCGAAGTGGGCTCTGGCCGCTGGCTCGACCAAAACCAACGCGCCCCCGAACCTCAAGCCGGACAAATCCTCATCCACATACGCATTGACAACCAGTGGGCCGGTGCGTTCGTAATGCAAGACGTGTTACGCAAGGATGCGAAAACCACAATTGAAACCTTCAAAAACTCCGGGGTGGAACACGTCATGATGATCACCGGTGACGGTGAAACCACCGCAAAGTCCATCGCCCACGAAGTGGGAATCGACGAAGTGCACGCCTCCCTACTGCCCAAACAGAAAGTGGACACCGTTAAAACCGCTTCCCATCCCGTAGCCGCAGTTGGTGACGGCGTCAACGACGCCCCAGTGCTCGCCACCGCAGACGTGGGAATCGCGATGGGCGCACGCGGCTCCTCCGCCGCCTCCGAATCCGCCGACGTAGTGGTAATGCACGACGACATCTACCGCGCATCCCGCACCATCACCATCGGCAAACGCACCATGCGCGTCGCCATGCAAGCAATCGGCATTGGGATCGGCCTATCGATACTACTGATGATCATCGGTGCCGCCGGCATAATGCCCGCCGTGGTCGGTGCATTCATGCAAGAAATCGTTGACCTCGCATGCATCCTCTGGGCCCTGCTCGCCGCCCGCCCCTCCAAAGAAGAAATCCCCGTCGAAGACGTACTGGCCGCCAACTCGCAAAACACGAAACGAACTGAATACCGCTCCCTATCCGAACTCGTTGAACGCGCCTGATGTCAGCACCAAGCGGAAAGTCTAGTACTATCACTGACAGCGAAAAAACCGCGCCAAATCAACCCATAATCGGGTGAGTTACCGCTCAAAACGCGACCAAATCGCGCATAAACCACTGTTCCGTGCCAAGGTTTAAACATGGGTAGAAAGCAGGCAAACACCACGCGGAGAACGCAAGCAGGCACTCCTTTAGTGCAGATTCGAAACGTGCATAAGAGCTTCGGTAACTTCGAAGCCCTCAAAGGTGTGGACCTAGATATTCACGAGGGACAAGTCGTCGCCCTAGTGGGCGCCTCCGGTTCCGGCAAGTCCACACTCTGCCGCTGCATCAACCGACTCGAAACCATCACATCGGGTTCCATTGAAGTAGACGGAAAGCCACTACCTCAAGAAGGTAAAGAACTCGCCAACATCCGCGCAAACATCGGAATGGTATTCCAATCCTTCAACCTGTTCGAACACAAAACCGCGCTCGAAAACATAACGCTCGCCCCCATCAAAGTTCGGAAACAAAAACCCGATGCCGCCCGCACCACTGCCCGCGACCTCCTAAAACGCGTGGGCCTAGCAGACCGAGCAGACTCCTACCCCTCGCAACTATCAGGCGGGCAACAACAACGCGTCGCGATCGCCCGGTGCCTCGCAATGAAACCCAGAATCATGCTGTTCGACGAACCCACCTCGGCGCTAGACCCAGAAATGATCACCGAAGTACTCGACGTGATCTCAGAACTAGCTGACGACGGCATGACCATGCTGATCGTCACCCACGAAATGGGATTCGCCCGGCACGTCGCCGACAAAGTCGCATTCATGGACGATGGACGTATCGTAGAACTAGACACGCCTGAAGAATTCTTCACCCACCCCAAGAGCGAACGCGCCAAAGATTTCCTCTCCACCATCTTGGGACACTCAAACAACGTAGGCAAAGAAAAATAGGAAGGAACAAGAGATGAAGTTACGTAGAGTTACCGCTGCCGCCGCAGCCGCAGCACTCACAATGATGGGACTGGTCGCTTGCTCCGGCCCCGCCGAACGCCCTCAAGCCCAAGATGACCCCAGCGCAACCTCACAAAACGAAACCACCAAAGGCAAACGCATAACCGTCGACGAATTCGACCAGCTCGCCGCCCAAGGCCCCGTTGCGGAAGACGACGAAATCGAAAACAACGCGTGGGCCAAAGCCATTAAAGAGCGCGGTAAACTCCGCTACGGCGGGGTCTCCACCTCCCCCATCTTCTCCCTCCAAGACGTCGCCACCGGACGCGACACCGGATTCGACGCCGGTATCGCCCACCTACTCGCCCATTACATCCTCGGCGGTGAAAATGCGGACATCGGCAACCAAGCCGACATGACCGTCATGACGCCCGACACGCGCGAGCCCTCCCTCGAAAACGGGGCGGTAGACGCCGTGATCGCCACCTACTCCGTAACCCCAGAGCGGTTAAACAAAGTAGATTTCGCAGGCCCCTACTACTCCTCCGGCCTCGCGATCATGGTGAAATCCGACAACGACAGCATCAAGAGCCTAGACGACCTCAAAGGCAAAAAAGTTGCTGCCCAGTCTAACTCCACCGCAATCCCCTTCATCCAAGACAACGTTGAGGGCGCGCAAGTGTCCACGTTCGCAGACAACGCCGCGTGCATGACAGCGGTGCGGCAAGGCAGCGTAGACGCATACGTGCAAGACCAAGCAATGCTCCTGTCCGCCGTGGCGAACGAGCAGAACAAACAACTGAAAGTTGCCAGCCAACCATTCACCGAAGACCTCTACGGCATCGGCCTGCCC from Gleimia hominis harbors:
- a CDS encoding carbohydrate ABC transporter permease, which produces MKITTNGRGRSVGSSHAKKKKTDGWWPLLFIGPLMLGVVVFYHYPIVKNFYISFTQSGAFGNNVEWVGLQNFKNLFANSDFSSALMNNLIYVAAILLGIPLALVVSALLATPGLKGARIYRGMFFLPYIAMPVAVALVWKLLLNGDFGLVNQALSKFGVENPPYWLTTPGFALAAVCLFGVWASIGFNVIILSAGISGIPHELYEAASLDGAGKRQQFFSITVPLLAPSIFLLTVVQTISGFQLFDALFALMGTNNPALPHTKSLVYLFYSEAFTNNDKGMGAAVAVIILLIIGGVTAFQFHIRKKWIDQ
- a CDS encoding ABC transporter substrate-binding protein gives rise to the protein MFFPKLRRVCAVAATVLLLAGCSGGGDAGGDKTQDVNADTKAKLNISIWDKNQLPSLNKMIEGFNKKYPKIEVKPSVEDYDNYWLKMRTQAESDNLPDVFWMNGPNFQLYASNGQLAPLEELAKNKQVDKGKYPEALVDLYTYDNKLYGVPKDFDTIGVWYNKKLLKEAGVDEPKDNWSWDEFHDAAVKVGEHFKDKGIHGVVTNIVGSGQTSYYNTVPASGGSILKDGKSGYDSPETIKGLQLWADLIHDGGMPQTKMMSTTWPIDIFSSGKAAMLWDGSWVAGPLKEKLGDDAGDYNVAYLPKVKNMSTVIHGMSWAVSSKTKQMAAAQALAAYLGSEEAQLVDAQMGTAIPAYVGTQDEWLKVAPDWNLKGFIDSAENNSVPYPVSKNTSAWNEKENEILVPAFDAGGSMEDAAKTLASEMNDLLAKEK
- a CDS encoding ROK family protein; its protein translation is MGFAEDISPAAASVAQVLHARGSATISQLVERLDSSRPTVKAALDALIQRGVVDELEENVATSGRPASKYRLVAGSMLTLGVWLMDNRIGFSLAGLDGAVLRVHTGTLDSTLSREARFERVVKAANEFLQGDEPELVSVAVTGVVDGGVVSRSEMVPQWANFPLKKRLEDVFNCDVLVNNNLNLVALAEYSARPGGADSGLLYVDIGQAVNTGLVIDGRIHEGVGGSAGEIADFLGAELNAHAGQADALTRTRRIALSIGAVCAVVRPECVVLGAADLVDGEQVEEVKRELTRMHRNGAPSIPIVGNAFGAEAALVGATVLGVEQLVQRLFGAPAVVRLKPESVSTVRAAFPSVALSGPVGSQRRLRVAVIGAGARSSFALEVERAELNAQIVLVCDPHPLAKQRVRQQLGRDIPVVKTIAEVVDADIDCAFVLTPDFTHAEVSIALLEAGVAVYLEKPMAISVEDATRILDVAYRTGTRLYVGHNMRHMAVVRAMRDVVTSGVIGDIKAIWCRHFVGNGGDYYFKDWHADRSKSNSLLLQKGAHDIDVMHWLGGSYTKVVTAMGQQSLYSQIEDRADRSDQLMGEFFSLENWPPLSQKGLNEIVDVEDLYMVNMRFNNDVLASYVQCHYTPDYWRNYTVIGTDGRLENFGDSDGGVVKVWTRRTTYSAKADLEIPIVGDERGHNDADRKKVAEFINFIRGRASIDANPINAWNAVAVGDLATQSLRNNSELKTVPELPEKLLQYYANNQAISPMR
- a CDS encoding heavy metal translocating P-type ATPase; its protein translation is MQRIVSFLKRYPELAATLAVGITAAPMAWAHQPWVQWYVSAFALIMAAILAWNMVKEIMAGAWGVDLLAITAIISTVLVGEYWAALIVCLMLSGGEALEDYAGQRARSQLTGLLEGAPTTAHKLDGNDIPTDVAIETIEIGDHLLIRPGEVIPVDGTLQSDTALTEESSLTGEPLPVEHKKGDKILSGGVNGSDAITITATARAADSEYQKIIELVQQAQDSQAPVVRLADRVAVPFTIIAFIIAGVAFWISGDPVRIAQVLVVATPCPLLIAAPVAFLAGMNRAAKEGIIIKDSGTLERLAKIQTIAIDKTGTLTHGHPELIRILIDQNFDAQDVLAKAAAVETHSSHPLAAAVVTAAQELGTPTPPATGVSEKTGKGVIGTVSGQLVEVGSGRWLDQNQRAPEPQAGQILIHIRIDNQWAGAFVMQDVLRKDAKTTIETFKNSGVEHVMMITGDGETTAKSIAHEVGIDEVHASLLPKQKVDTVKTASHPVAAVGDGVNDAPVLATADVGIAMGARGSSAASESADVVVMHDDIYRASRTITIGKRTMRVAMQAIGIGIGLSILLMIIGAAGIMPAVVGAFMQEIVDLACILWALLAARPSKEEIPVEDVLAANSQNTKRTEYRSLSELVERA
- a CDS encoding amino acid ABC transporter ATP-binding protein gives rise to the protein MGRKQANTTRRTQAGTPLVQIRNVHKSFGNFEALKGVDLDIHEGQVVALVGASGSGKSTLCRCINRLETITSGSIEVDGKPLPQEGKELANIRANIGMVFQSFNLFEHKTALENITLAPIKVRKQKPDAARTTARDLLKRVGLADRADSYPSQLSGGQQQRVAIARCLAMKPRIMLFDEPTSALDPEMITEVLDVISELADDGMTMLIVTHEMGFARHVADKVAFMDDGRIVELDTPEEFFTHPKSERAKDFLSTILGHSNNVGKEK
- a CDS encoding glutamate ABC transporter substrate-binding protein, translating into MKLRRVTAAAAAAALTMMGLVACSGPAERPQAQDDPSATSQNETTKGKRITVDEFDQLAAQGPVAEDDEIENNAWAKAIKERGKLRYGGVSTSPIFSLQDVATGRDTGFDAGIAHLLAHYILGGENADIGNQADMTVMTPDTREPSLENGAVDAVIATYSVTPERLNKVDFAGPYYSSGLAIMVKSDNDSIKSLDDLKGKKVAAQSNSTAIPFIQDNVEGAQVSTFADNAACMTAVRQGSVDAYVQDQAMLLSAVANEQNKQLKVASQPFTEDLYGIGLPKDQPEAKEFVNKFLKTIEEDGSWKRLWEQTVGPFMEGNAPQPPTIGDFGKAAQK